From Jatrophihabitans sp., one genomic window encodes:
- a CDS encoding DUF3817 domain-containing protein, translating into MPSQPNPTTTATARSGSARSAWAVRLTRAFRLVAIAEAASWLLLIVATIVKYSLDAPQGVHVLGPIHGALFTAYVLLALVVAYQLRWKVWTTLVVLAESILPGGGFLAARRPEFR; encoded by the coding sequence ATGCCCAGCCAGCCGAATCCGACCACCACCGCAACCGCCCGGTCCGGGTCCGCCAGGTCTGCCTGGGCGGTCCGGTTGACCCGCGCGTTCCGGCTGGTGGCGATCGCCGAGGCGGCGTCCTGGCTGCTGCTGATCGTCGCCACGATCGTGAAGTACAGCTTGGACGCCCCGCAGGGCGTGCACGTGCTGGGCCCGATCCACGGGGCGCTGTTCACGGCCTACGTGCTGCTGGCGCTGGTGGTGGCATATCAGCTGCGCTGGAAGGTCTGGACGACGCTGGTCGTGTTGGCCGAGTCGATCCTTCCGGGCGGCGGCTTTCTGGCGGCCCGCCGGCCTGAGTTCCGTTAA
- a CDS encoding acVLRF1 family peptidyl-tRNA hydrolase, whose protein sequence is MSPPEPAASEVPVPQDARRLTVPAARLPKWLDNFADRHGGLQTRLIPDDGSPERVVISAADGSTVWIDVPFRPWQPTASRPLTSLQLHLNQPRRIGVLLVRRGGYAAGVFDGAELVSSKVGSGYVQGTTKAGGWSQQRFARRRGNQARQAFAAAAEVAVRILLPEAGRLAALICGGDKAAVEATLSDPRLAPLAPLRAPPFLAVPDPRLKVLQATPEQFLTVSLAIHP, encoded by the coding sequence GTGTCACCGCCTGAGCCGGCCGCCAGCGAGGTTCCGGTACCGCAGGACGCCCGCCGGCTGACGGTGCCGGCCGCCCGGCTGCCGAAGTGGCTGGACAACTTCGCCGACCGGCACGGCGGCCTGCAGACCCGGCTCATCCCCGACGACGGCTCGCCCGAGCGGGTGGTGATCAGCGCCGCCGACGGCTCGACGGTGTGGATCGACGTGCCGTTTCGACCCTGGCAGCCCACCGCGTCCCGGCCGCTGACCTCGCTGCAACTGCACCTGAACCAGCCCCGCCGGATTGGCGTGCTGCTGGTGCGCCGGGGCGGCTACGCGGCCGGGGTGTTCGACGGGGCTGAGCTGGTGTCGTCCAAGGTCGGTTCGGGCTACGTCCAGGGCACCACCAAGGCCGGTGGCTGGTCACAGCAGCGCTTCGCCCGGCGGCGGGGCAACCAGGCCCGGCAGGCCTTCGCCGCGGCGGCCGAGGTGGCGGTCAGGATCCTGCTGCCCGAGGCCGGCCGGCTGGCCGCGTTGATCTGCGGCGGTGACAAGGCCGCTGTCGAGGCCACCCTGTCCGATCCCCGGCTGGCGCCGCTGGCGCCGTTGCGCGCCCCGCCCTTCCTGGCCGTCCCGGATCCGCGGCTCAAAGTGCTGCAAGCCACCCCGGAGCAGTTCTTGACCGTCAGCCTGGCGATCCATCCCTGA